In Anaeromyxobacter sp., the following proteins share a genomic window:
- a CDS encoding efflux RND transporter permease subunit, whose product MHVAEFAVRRWQFTLVVFLALVALGGSSLLTIPKAEDPTFPYPNFAVIAVLPGASPADVERLVVDPIEAELKALDDVKKLKTTIDDGLAVVEIEFTAGTDPARKRDEVIRETTALRSRLPAELVRLEVEEFNAARVNVLQVALVGPSTPYRDLERVARDLKARLEAVAGVGTVVLAGLPPQEVRVALDPERLAALQVSPLEVHAAVAAEAQALPAGAVDAGARQLSVKTSGDYASVEEIADTVVRSVEGRVVRVRDLGEVAQADGEATHLVRLGGLKAVLVAASVKEGQNVFDVRAGLERELVAFRPGLPPGIRLEGSFDQVANVAHRLSGFAKDFGIAVLLVLVTLLPLGLRAAGVVMVSIPLSLAVGLTLLHLTGFSINQLSIVGFVIALGLLVDDSVVVVENVTRFIREGRPPREAAVEATRQITLSVLGCTATLIFAFLPLLFLPGAAGLFIRSLPVAVVFTIVASLLVSLTVVPFLASRVLRPEGAHGNLAFRWLEQAIQASYRPVLHRALARPAVTLGLAALLLAGALALVPAIGFSLFPKAGIPQFRVTAEAPEGASLAEADRAARFVEAALARHPEVVRFTTNVGKGNPSIYYNVAQQNEKAGYAEVLAELDTRDAARTARVLTALRAELSGYAGARLEVREFEQGPPLDAPVAIRVLADDPAALAAAAATVEAILAGTEGTRYVRNPARDRKSDLRVRIDRERAALVGVTAPDVDRAVRLAVGGLTAGSWREEGSDQSRHIRLTVPRVGGADLPGGARPGLEVLERLYLPGAGGPVPLAGVARLELEPSPARIYHHDKIRSTTVTADVREGFNTDRITRAALARVAAERWPAGVRIVPAGEFESRQESFGGLGTAILVAALGVLAILVLEFRTFRSTLIVASVIPLGVVGGLAALFLSGYTLSFTAVIGFVALMGIEVKNSILLVDFTNLLRQQGRSLDEAIEEAGEKRFVPILLTTLTAVGGLIPLVVERSALYSPLALVILGGLISSTLLTRVVTPVLYKLLPPDLEPADGAEPAAAPAPGRASGAAVA is encoded by the coding sequence ATGCACGTCGCCGAATTCGCCGTCCGCCGCTGGCAGTTCACCCTGGTCGTCTTCCTGGCCCTGGTGGCGCTGGGGGGGAGCTCGCTCCTCACCATCCCCAAGGCCGAGGATCCGACCTTCCCGTACCCCAACTTCGCGGTCATCGCCGTGCTGCCGGGGGCCAGCCCGGCCGACGTGGAGCGGCTGGTGGTCGACCCCATCGAGGCCGAGCTGAAGGCCCTGGACGACGTGAAGAAGCTCAAGACCACCATCGACGACGGCCTGGCGGTGGTGGAGATCGAGTTCACCGCCGGCACCGACCCGGCCCGCAAGCGGGACGAGGTGATCCGCGAGACCACCGCGCTGCGGAGCCGACTCCCGGCCGAGCTGGTGCGGCTGGAGGTGGAGGAGTTCAACGCGGCCCGGGTCAACGTGCTGCAGGTGGCGCTGGTCGGCCCCTCGACGCCCTACCGCGACCTGGAGCGGGTGGCCCGCGACCTGAAGGCCCGGCTGGAGGCGGTGGCCGGGGTGGGCACGGTGGTGCTGGCGGGGCTGCCGCCGCAGGAGGTCCGGGTGGCGCTCGATCCGGAGCGGCTGGCCGCGCTGCAGGTCTCGCCGCTGGAGGTCCACGCCGCCGTCGCCGCCGAGGCCCAGGCGCTGCCGGCCGGCGCGGTGGACGCCGGGGCCCGCCAGCTCAGCGTCAAGACCAGCGGCGACTACGCCTCGGTGGAGGAGATCGCCGACACCGTGGTGCGCAGCGTGGAGGGGCGGGTGGTGCGGGTGCGCGACCTCGGCGAGGTGGCTCAAGCCGACGGCGAGGCGACCCACCTGGTCCGGCTGGGCGGGCTGAAGGCGGTGCTGGTGGCCGCCAGCGTGAAGGAGGGGCAGAACGTCTTCGACGTGCGGGCGGGCCTGGAGCGGGAGCTCGTCGCCTTCCGCCCCGGGCTGCCGCCGGGGATCCGGCTGGAGGGCTCCTTCGACCAGGTGGCCAACGTGGCGCACCGGCTCTCCGGCTTCGCCAAGGACTTCGGCATCGCGGTGCTGCTGGTGCTGGTGACGCTGCTGCCGCTCGGCCTCAGGGCCGCCGGGGTGGTGATGGTCTCCATCCCGCTCTCGCTGGCGGTCGGGTTGACGCTGCTCCACCTGACCGGCTTCTCCATCAACCAGCTCTCCATCGTGGGCTTCGTCATCGCGCTCGGCCTGCTGGTGGACGACTCGGTGGTGGTGGTGGAGAACGTCACCCGCTTCATCCGCGAGGGGCGCCCGCCGCGGGAGGCGGCCGTGGAGGCCACCAGGCAGATCACCCTCTCGGTGCTCGGCTGCACCGCCACCCTGATCTTCGCCTTCCTGCCGCTGCTCTTCCTGCCGGGGGCGGCCGGCCTCTTCATCCGGTCGCTGCCGGTGGCGGTGGTCTTCACCATCGTGGCCTCCCTGCTGGTCTCGCTCACGGTGGTGCCCTTCCTGGCCTCCCGGGTCCTGCGCCCCGAGGGGGCGCACGGCAACCTGGCCTTCCGCTGGCTGGAGCAGGCCATCCAGGCCTCCTACCGGCCGGTGCTGCACCGGGCGCTGGCCCGGCCGGCCGTGACGCTGGGGCTGGCGGCGCTGCTGCTGGCCGGCGCGCTGGCGCTGGTGCCCGCCATCGGCTTCAGCCTCTTCCCCAAGGCCGGCATCCCGCAGTTCCGCGTCACCGCCGAGGCGCCCGAGGGGGCGAGCCTGGCCGAGGCTGACCGGGCGGCGCGCTTCGTGGAGGCGGCGCTGGCGCGCCACCCCGAGGTGGTGCGCTTCACCACCAACGTGGGGAAGGGCAACCCGAGCATCTACTACAACGTGGCGCAGCAGAACGAGAAGGCCGGCTACGCCGAGGTGCTGGCCGAGCTCGACACCCGCGACGCCGCCCGGACCGCCCGGGTGCTCACGGCGCTGCGGGCCGAGCTCTCCGGCTACGCCGGGGCGCGCCTCGAGGTGCGCGAGTTCGAGCAGGGGCCGCCGCTCGACGCGCCGGTGGCCATCCGGGTCCTGGCCGACGACCCGGCCGCGCTGGCCGCCGCCGCGGCCACGGTCGAGGCGATCCTGGCCGGCACCGAGGGGACCCGCTACGTGCGCAACCCGGCCCGCGACCGGAAGAGCGACCTCAGGGTCCGCATCGACCGCGAGCGGGCGGCGCTGGTGGGCGTGACCGCGCCGGACGTGGACCGGGCGGTGCGCCTGGCGGTGGGTGGCCTCACCGCCGGCTCCTGGCGGGAGGAGGGGAGCGACCAGTCGCGTCACATCCGGCTCACCGTGCCGCGGGTGGGCGGCGCCGACCTGCCGGGGGGCGCCCGCCCCGGGCTGGAGGTGCTGGAGCGGCTCTACCTGCCGGGCGCCGGCGGCCCGGTGCCGCTGGCCGGGGTGGCGCGGCTCGAGCTCGAGCCCTCGCCCGCCCGCATCTACCACCACGACAAGATCCGCAGCACCACCGTGACCGCCGACGTCCGCGAGGGGTTCAACACCGACAGGATCACCCGCGCCGCGCTGGCCCGGGTGGCGGCCGAGCGCTGGCCCGCCGGGGTGCGGATCGTGCCGGCCGGCGAGTTCGAGAGCCGCCAGGAGAGCTTCGGCGGCCTGGGCACGGCCATCCTGGTGGCGGCGCTCGGGGTGCTGGCCATCCTGGTGCTGGAGTTCCGCACCTTCCGCTCCACCCTGATCGTGGCGTCGGTGATCCCGCTCGGCGTGGTGGGCGGCCTGGCGGCGCTCTTCCTCTCCGGCTACACGCTCTCCTTCACCGCCGTGATCGGCTTCGTGGCCCTCATGGGCATCGAGGTGAAGAACTCCATCCTGCTGGTGGACTTCACCAACCTGCTGCGCCAGCAGGGGCGCTCGCTCGACGAGGCCATCGAGGAGGCCGGCGAGAAGCGCTTCGTCCCCATCCTGCTCACCACCCTGACCGCGGTGGGCGGGCTCATCCCGCTGGTGGTGGAGCGCTCGGCCCTCTACTCGCCGCTGGCGCTGGTCATCCTGGGCGGGCTGATCTCCTCGACCCTGCTGACGCGCGTGGTGACGCCGGTGCTCTACAAGCTCCTGCCGCCCGACCTCGAGCCGGCCGACGGGGCCGAGCCCGCGGCGGCGCCGGCCCCGGGGCGGGCCAGCGGCGCGGCGGTGGCGTGA
- a CDS encoding TetR/AcrR family transcriptional regulator, with amino-acid sequence MAKTPDAPSKPRYHHGDLRNAFIEAAVSLVAEHGVQAFSLREAAREVGVSPAAVYRHFEDKEALLAAVAAEGFGRLATAMERALTRTAGEPGSAARAVAAFGAMGEAYVEFAVRQPARFRVMFGPWCPHQDQAELPPEVAPLGRDPFQILLDALDELVAAGAVPAAARPGAEVAAWSMVHGLAGLVVDGALPLGPAERAGATGLLCRTLLAGLGCPPALLSPAAPVEADPRPPAARKARRN; translated from the coding sequence ATGGCAAAGACGCCTGACGCCCCATCGAAGCCGCGCTACCACCACGGCGACCTCCGGAACGCCTTCATCGAGGCGGCCGTGTCGCTGGTGGCCGAGCACGGCGTGCAGGCCTTCAGCCTCCGCGAGGCCGCCCGCGAGGTGGGGGTGTCGCCGGCGGCCGTCTACCGGCACTTCGAGGACAAGGAGGCCCTGCTGGCCGCCGTGGCCGCCGAGGGGTTCGGCCGGCTGGCCACCGCCATGGAGCGGGCCCTCACCAGGACCGCCGGTGAGCCCGGCTCGGCCGCCCGGGCGGTGGCCGCCTTCGGGGCCATGGGCGAGGCCTACGTGGAGTTCGCGGTGCGCCAGCCGGCCCGCTTCCGCGTCATGTTCGGCCCCTGGTGCCCGCACCAGGACCAGGCCGAGCTGCCTCCCGAGGTGGCGCCGCTGGGGCGCGACCCGTTCCAGATCCTGCTCGACGCGCTCGACGAGCTGGTGGCCGCCGGCGCGGTCCCCGCGGCCGCCCGCCCGGGCGCCGAGGTGGCCGCCTGGTCGATGGTCCACGGGCTGGCGGGGCTGGTGGTGGACGGCGCCCTGCCGCTCGGGCCGGCCGAGCGGGCCGGGGCGACCGGCCTGCTCTGCCGCACGCTGCTGGCCGGCCTCGGCTGCCCGCCGGCCCTGCTCTCGCCGGCCGCCCCGGTGGAGGCCGACCCTCGCCCGCCGGCCGCGCGGAAGGCCCGCCGGAACTGA
- a CDS encoding efflux RND transporter periplasmic adaptor subunit — MSRPVPAAPALLAAALVLTACRPAALAATPAAPPVELVPVRTAPVAHGPVEKPVRAAGTVATKDEWDLGFKVGGLLASVEVHQGQPVRKGQVLARLDPTEVAAGVRQAREGLDKARRDAARMAGLVAAETAPRTAAEDTRTAEAVAEAALAAAEFNLRHATLTAPDDGWVDRRLAEPGEVVAPGRPVIHLSGQGRGFVVRAALSDRDALGLVPGTPATVILDARPGERLPGTVAELSRSASRGTGTYQVEVRLAPAAAGAPLLAGLTAKVEIERRVPAAGAVPLAAVVDGDGAQGAVFAVEGGRARRVPVRIAFLQGDRAVLASGVEGLDRVVTDGAARLADGRAVRLVD, encoded by the coding sequence ATGTCCCGCCCCGTCCCCGCCGCGCCCGCCCTTCTCGCCGCCGCGCTGGTGCTCACGGCCTGCCGCCCGGCCGCCCTGGCCGCCACCCCGGCGGCCCCGCCCGTGGAGCTGGTCCCGGTCCGGACCGCCCCGGTGGCCCACGGGCCGGTGGAGAAACCGGTCCGCGCGGCCGGCACGGTGGCCACCAAGGACGAGTGGGACCTCGGCTTCAAGGTGGGGGGGCTGCTGGCCTCGGTGGAGGTGCACCAGGGGCAGCCGGTGCGGAAGGGGCAGGTGCTGGCCCGGCTCGACCCGACCGAGGTGGCGGCCGGCGTGCGGCAGGCCCGCGAGGGGCTCGACAAGGCGCGGCGCGACGCGGCCCGCATGGCGGGGCTGGTGGCGGCGGAGACCGCCCCCCGCACGGCCGCCGAGGACACCCGCACGGCCGAGGCGGTCGCGGAGGCCGCCCTGGCCGCGGCGGAGTTCAACCTGCGCCACGCCACCCTCACCGCGCCGGACGACGGCTGGGTGGACCGCCGCCTGGCCGAGCCGGGCGAGGTGGTGGCCCCGGGCCGCCCGGTCATCCACCTCTCCGGCCAGGGGCGCGGCTTCGTGGTGCGGGCGGCGCTGAGCGACCGGGACGCCCTCGGCCTGGTGCCCGGGACCCCGGCCACCGTGATCCTCGACGCCCGCCCCGGCGAGCGGCTGCCCGGCACGGTGGCCGAGCTCTCCCGCAGCGCCAGCCGGGGGACCGGCACCTACCAGGTCGAGGTCCGGCTGGCCCCGGCCGCCGCCGGCGCGCCGCTGCTGGCCGGCCTGACCGCCAAGGTGGAGATCGAGCGGCGCGTGCCGGCCGCCGGCGCCGTGCCGCTGGCCGCGGTGGTGGACGGGGACGGCGCCCAGGGGGCGGTCTTCGCCGTGGAGGGCGGCCGGGCCCGGCGGGTGCCGGTGCGCATCGCCTTCCTCCAGGGGGACCGGGCGGTGCTGGCCAGCGGGGTGGAGGGGCTCGACCGGGTGGTGACCGACGGCGCGGCCCGGCTCGCCGACGGGCGCGCGGTCCGCCTGGTCGACTGA